Proteins encoded in a region of the Vicia villosa cultivar HV-30 ecotype Madison, WI linkage group LG5, Vvil1.0, whole genome shotgun sequence genome:
- the LOC131603892 gene encoding protein CASP-like, with translation MESPPSGSERDNTNSPISVVSAFWKDFDLEKEKSVLDEQGLRIAENQENSQKNRRKLAESTRNFKKASAEDKSSLFNALLKGYQEEVDNLTKRAKFGENAFLNIYQKLYEAPDPYPALASVAEQDLTLSELESENRKMKVELEEFRTEATHLKNQQATIRRLEERSRQLEQQMEEKVKEIVEIKHRNLAEENQKTLEILKEREQLLQDQLQSAKESVSNMKKLHELAQNQLFELRAQSEEERAAKQAEANLLMDEVERAQTMLHGLEREKGVLRSQLVTANEDSENKKSDNLDSNNALENSLIAKEKLISELNMELHNIETTLSNEREEHINDVKKFTAMLNEKEASIVAMKKELQTRPTEKIVDDLHKKVKILQAVGYNSIEAEDWEVATSGEEMSQMESLLLDKNRKMEHELTQLKVKLSEKKSSLETAELKVAELSAKVNEQQKLIQKLEDDISKGYSSSSKDHKGTFLDDWDLSEANRSEVSEHQNMDQRHALDQDQSSMLKVICSQRDRFRTRLRETEEEIRQLKEKIGVLTAELEKTKGDNVKLYGKIRYVQDYNVEKVVSRGSKKYAEDLESGFASDVESKYKKIYEEDINPFAAFSKKERDQRYKELGFRDRITLSSGRFLLGNKYARTFAFFYTIGLHILVFTCLYRMSALSYLSHGSDEPLIGERITDLPLPRGL, from the exons ATGGAGTCTCCGCCAAGTGGATCGGAGAGAGACAACACAAATTCTCCGATCTCCGTCGTCTCCGCCTTCTGGAAAG ATTTTGACTTAGAGAAGGAGAAATCCGTGTTAGATGAACAAGGGCTTCGAATTGCAGAAAACCAGGAAAACAGTCAGAAAAATAGGCGGAAGCTTGCAGAGAGCACTAGAA ATTTCAAGAAAGCTTCGGCTGAGGATAAGTCAAGTTTGTTTAATGCCTTGCTTAAGGGGTACCAGGAAGAGGTTGACAATCTTACTAAAAGAGCAAAGTTTGGGGAAAATGCTTTTCTTAACATCTATCAAAAGCTGTATGAAGCCCCCGATCCTTATCCAGCTCTTGCCTCAGTTGCT GAGCAAGATCTCACGCTGTCTGAGCTAGAATCTGAGAACCGGAAAATGAAAGTTGAGCTTGAGGAATTTAGAACAGAGGCAACTCACTTGAAGAATCAGCAGGCTACAATACGAAGACTTGAAGAGCGAAGCAGGCAATTAGAGCAGCAG AtggaagagaaagtaaaagaaattgTGGAGATTAAGCATCGTAATCTAGCAGAGGAGAACCAGAAAACATTGGAAATTTTAAAAGAACG GGAACAACTACTACAAGACCAGCTGCAGAGTGCTAAAGAAAGTGTTTCAAATATGAAGAAATTACATGAACTTGCACAAAACCAGTTGTTTGAACTCCGTGCTCAATCTg AGGAAGAGAGGGCAGCTAAGCAAGCTGAGGCCAATCTGCTGATGGATGAAGTAGAACGAGCACAAACAATGCTTCATGGTTTGGAGAGAGAGAAG GGAGTACTTCGATCTCAGTTAGTAACAGCAAATGAAGATTCTGAAAATAAAAAGAG TGATAATTTAGACTCAAATAATGCACTTGAGAACTCTTTAATTGCCAAAGAGAAGTTAATCTCTGAATTGAACATGGAGCTACACAATATTGAAACAACCTTATCAAATGAACGGGAAGAACACATTAATGATGTGAAGAAATTTACTGCAATGCTCAATGAAAAG GAAGCTTCTATTGTGGCAATGAAGAAAGAGCTTCAGACAAGGCCGACAGAAAAAATTGTTGATGATTTACATAAGAAAGTGAAAATTTTGCAG GCAGTGGGTTATAATTCAATTGAGGCTGAAGACTGGGAAGTGGCCACCAGTGGGGAGGAGATGAGCCAGATGGAATCTCTTCTTCTTGATAAGAACCGAAAAATGGAACACGAGCTAACACAGTTGAAG GTCAAACTTTCCGAAAAAAAATCTTCACTTGAAACAGCCGAGCTGAAGGTAGCAGAACTTTCAGCTAAGGTTAATGAACAACAAAAACTGATACAAAAGTTGGAAGATGATATATCAAAG GGATATAGTTCCAGTTCCAAAGATCATAAAGGAACTTTTCTGGATGACTGGGATCTATCAGAGGCTAATCGGAGTGAGGTGTCTGAG CATCAGAATATGGATCAAAGGCATGCCTTAGATCAAGATCAGAGCTCTATGCTTAAAGTAATATGTAGTCAGAGAGATCGATTTAGGACACGCTTGAGAGAGACAGAAGAG GAAATAAGGCAGTTGAAGGAGAAGATTGGGGTATTAACAGCGGAACTGGAAAAGACCAAAGGAGATAATGTTAAATTATATGGAAAAATTCGTTATGTCCAAGACTATAATGTTGAGAAAGTGGTTTCTAGGGGTTCTAAAAAG TATGCAGAAGATCTTGAAAGTGGTTTCGCATCAGATGTTGAATCTAAATACAAAAAGATATACGAGGAGGACATAAATCCTTTTGCTGCATTCTCAAAAAAG GAAAGAGATCAAAGATATAAGGAGTTGGGATTCAGGGACAGAATCACACTCAGCAGTGGCCGATTTCTTCTCGGTAACAA GTATGCCCGAACTTTTGCATTCTTTTACACAATCGGGTTGCACATCTTGGTCTTTACATGTCTCTATCGAATGTCAGCTTTGAGTTATCTTAG TCATGGCTCAGATGAACCTCTGATTGGAGAAAGAATCACTGATCTTCCACTTCCACGTGGACTGTAG